Proteins from a genomic interval of Kitasatospora herbaricolor:
- a CDS encoding alpha-ketoacid dehydrogenase subunit beta — protein sequence MPKLSYLKALNRAIGDEMDRDEAVCVFGEDVGVAVTHATAGLLKRFGPDRVLDTPISEQAFTGFATGAALAGLRPLIEFQIPALLFLVFEQIANQAHKFSLMTGGQTRVPVTYLLPGSGSRESWAGQHSDHPYSLFAHVGVKTVVPATPADAYGLLATAIRDDDPVVVFAPSGALGVREDLDPAALVPVPLGVGRIHRSGTDVTVVAVGHLVHDALAVAEELAGTVSVEVFDPRTLFPFDWSGLAASLERTGRLVVVDDSNRTCGIGGEIIATAAEEMRLIAPPRRVTRPDGAVLPFARELDLACQPTRAQLRAAVEKAVGAG from the coding sequence ATGCCGAAGCTCTCCTACCTCAAGGCGCTGAACCGCGCGATCGGCGACGAGATGGACCGCGACGAGGCCGTCTGCGTGTTCGGCGAGGACGTCGGGGTGGCCGTCACCCACGCCACCGCCGGGCTGCTGAAGCGCTTCGGCCCGGACCGGGTGCTGGACACGCCCATCTCCGAGCAGGCCTTCACCGGCTTCGCCACCGGCGCGGCGCTGGCCGGGCTGCGGCCGCTGATCGAGTTCCAGATCCCGGCGCTGCTGTTCCTGGTCTTCGAGCAGATCGCCAACCAGGCGCACAAGTTCTCGCTGATGACCGGCGGCCAGACCCGGGTGCCGGTGACCTACCTGCTGCCGGGCTCCGGCTCCCGGGAGAGCTGGGCGGGGCAGCACTCCGACCACCCCTACAGCCTGTTCGCGCACGTCGGGGTGAAGACGGTGGTGCCGGCCACGCCGGCCGACGCCTACGGGCTGCTGGCGACGGCGATCAGGGACGACGACCCGGTCGTGGTCTTCGCCCCCTCCGGTGCCCTCGGGGTGCGCGAGGACCTGGACCCCGCCGCCCTGGTTCCCGTCCCGCTCGGGGTCGGCCGGATCCACCGCAGCGGCACCGACGTCACGGTGGTGGCGGTCGGCCACCTGGTCCACGACGCCCTGGCGGTGGCCGAGGAGCTGGCCGGCACGGTCTCGGTCGAGGTCTTCGACCCGCGCACGCTGTTCCCCTTCGACTGGTCCGGGCTGGCCGCCTCGCTGGAGCGCACCGGGCGGCTGGTCGTCGTCGACGACTCCAACCGGACCTGCGGCATCGGCGGGGAGATCATCGCCACCGCGGCCGAGGAGATGCGGCTGATCGCACCGCCCCGGCGGGTCACCCGGCCGGACGGCGCCGTCCTGCCCTTCGCCCGGGAGCTCGACCTGGCCTGCCAGCCCACCAGGGCGCAGCTCAGGGCCGCCGTCGAGAAGGCGGTCGGGGCCGGATGA